One genomic region from Marinobacter szutsaonensis encodes:
- a CDS encoding DUF4123 domain-containing protein: MLDRHRIARDQGCLLIIDAARYEEGEVLRQIYTLDDDPDWCWLFDQTSFERDRDAGPIVVATTSDSLLCKHAVTGWAADEAVLVLVSGREPDEALAGFRQSLMVQLEQYGPCFLRPYDSRFLEMMAACRPEALVSLMGKGDLLMWSIDRGGEVDWSSRVGIKEDFRGLNHEQDAAFERLLTSMHGFSR; the protein is encoded by the coding sequence ATGCTTGATCGTCATCGGATTGCCCGAGACCAAGGTTGCCTGCTGATCATTGATGCCGCGAGGTATGAAGAGGGGGAGGTGCTACGGCAAATTTATACCTTGGACGATGATCCGGATTGGTGCTGGCTATTTGATCAAACGTCATTTGAGCGGGACCGAGACGCCGGTCCCATTGTGGTGGCGACCACTTCCGATAGCTTGCTCTGTAAGCACGCTGTCACCGGATGGGCGGCGGATGAAGCAGTGTTGGTACTCGTGTCCGGCCGGGAGCCGGATGAGGCACTGGCCGGCTTCCGGCAAAGCCTGATGGTTCAGTTGGAGCAATACGGGCCGTGCTTCCTGCGCCCCTACGACAGCCGTTTTCTTGAGATGATGGCCGCGTGCCGGCCTGAAGCGCTCGTCAGCCTGATGGGAAAAGGGGATCTGCTGATGTGGAGTATTGATCGCGGAGGCGAGGTTGATTGGTCGAGTAGGGTCGGTATCAAGGAAGACTTCCGTGGCCTGAACCATGAGCAGGATGCCGCCTTTGAACGGCTCTTGACCTCGATGCACGGGTTTTCCCGCTAA